In the genome of Polaromonas vacuolata, the window TCATGTTGAGATACAGCCGCAGTTGGTGTTGTTGCAAAAAACCTTACTCAATATCGAAGGCTTGGGCCGCGACCTTGATCCCGATCTGGACTTGTGGAGCACGGCTAGACCGTTTCTTGAAAAGTGGATGCTAGACCAAGTCGGCCCCGCCAAATTGCTGGCTCAGCTCAAGGCCGAAGCGCCAGGTTACGCCAAGTTATTGCCGGCCTTGCCGCGGCTGCTGGCGGAGTTTCTCAAACAACGCCCGGACAACAACGCACGTGAGTTGCGTGCTTTGCTCGTCGAGCAAAAGCGCACCAATACACTGCTACAAAGTCTGGTCTACGGCGGGGTAGGTTTCCTGCTCGGCCTGCTGGCCATGCAGGTGTTGACGCGCGTGAGTATTTTCTGATCTGTCAGCCGGTGTTTTAGAAATACGCAAAGTCTATAATTTGCGTTTTGTCTCCGGCTGTTTTGCCCGGAGCCGCCCCTTTCAAAACCTTCAAGCCTTATGCCTATTTACGCTTACAAATGCGAGTCCTGCGGGCATGCCAAAGATGTGCTGCAGAAAATGTCAGATCCCCTGTTGACGGTTTGCCCTGAATGCGGCGAGTCAGCTTTTAAAAAGCAACTCACTTCAGCCGGTTTCCAGCTCAAAGGTTCGGGCTGGTATGTGACTGACTTTCGCGGCGACAAGCCGTCATCAGACGCTGGCGATACGTCCAAAACCGGTAAACCAGCCGACGCCGCTGCACCGGCTGCGGCTGCGCCCGCTAGCGTCGCAGCCAGTCCTACGACCAGCGCTGCGCCAAGTCCTGCCGCTGCACCGGCTGCATCCAGCTCGGTTTCCAGCACCGCTTCAAGCAAAGGCAGCAGCTGATGACAGCCATACGCAAGTGGCTGTTCGCCGGCTTGTTGGTGTTGGTGCCTTTGGCCATCACAGTCTGGGTGCTGAACTGGGTCGTGGTCACGCTAGACCAGACGCTGCAGATATTGCCGGGTAACTGGCATCCCGACAAACTGCTGGGCTTTCATATTCCTGGCTTTGGCGTTTTGCTGGCTTTGTTTATTGTGCTCACGATAGGCGCTATCGCGAGTAATTTTCTAGGCAAAAAGCTGGTTAGCGTTTGGGATTTGATGCTTAACCGCATACCTATTGTTCGCTCTATCTACTCCAGCGTTAAGCAGGTTTCTGACACGCTGTTTTCAGAAAATGGCAATGCCTTTCGCAAGGCTTTGCTAGTGCAGTGGCCGCGCGAAGGTGTCTGGACCATAGGTTTTCTGACGGGCGCCCCAGGCGGTGACGTGATTAACCACTTGGTCGGCGATTACATCAGCGTTTATGTGCCGACCACGCCGAACCCCACTGGCGGCTACTTCGTGATGCTCAAGCGCAGCGACTGCGTTGAGCTCAAGATGAGCGTTGATGAGGCGCTGACGTATGTGATTTCTATGGGCGTTGTAGTGCCCGGTAGTGGCGCTTTTTACAAGCCCAAATAGCGGTTCAGGCAACCGTTTTTCTTCCTCTCTCGGTCAGTCGCTTGCAATGACAAACGGCTGGCCAACTGTTTAACTTTTAATGTGAATCCAATTATGTCCATGGCTACTTCCAAAATGCGTTCCCACTACAGCGGTCTGGTGACCGAGGCCTTGATGGGCCAAAGCGTGAGCCTGTGCGGTTGGGTGAATCGTCGGCGTGACCATGGCGGTGTGATTTTTGTTGACCTGCGCGACCGTGAAGGCTATGTGCAAATCGTTTGCGATCCGGATCGCGCTGATACCTTTGCCGTTGCCGAAGGCGTGCGCAATGAGTTTTGTGTGCAGGTCAAAGGCATTGTGCGGGCCCGCCCCGAAGGCACGGTTAACGATGGTCTGAAAAGCGGCAAGATTGAAGTGCTGTGTCACGAGATGATTGTGCTCAACGCCAGCGTGACGCCGCCGTTTCAGCTCGATGACGACAACCTGTCTGAAACCACGCGTTTGACGCACCGCGTGCTCGACTTGCGCCGCCCCTACATGCAAAACAACCTGATGCTGCGCTACCGCGTGGCGATGGAGACGCGCAAGTTTCTCGACAGCAACGGTTTCATCGACATAGAAACACCCATGCTCACCAAGAGCACACCCGAAGGCGCGCGCGATTACTTAGTCCCAAGCCGCGTCAACGAAGGCAACTTTTTTGCCTTGCCGCAAAGCCCGCAATTGTTCAAACAGCTTTTGATGGTCGCCGGTTTTGACCGCTACTACCAAATCACCAAATGCTTTCGCGACGAAGACTTGCGCGCCGATCGCCAACCAGAATTCACGCAGATTGATATTGAGACGTCCTTCATGGGCGAGCAAGAAATCCGCGACATGTTCCAAGGCATGATTAGCAACATTTTCAAAACCGTGTTGACAACTGACTTGGGTGACTTCCCGGTCATGGCTTACGCCGACACCATGCACCGCTTCGGCTCGGATAAACCCGACCTGCGCGTGAGTCTTGAATTTACCGAACTCACCGACGTGATGGCCAGCGTTGACTTCAAAGTCTTTAGCACCCCAGCGACTACACCGGGTGGCCGTGTCGTCGGTCTGCGTGTGCCGGGCGGTGCCGAGATGACTCGCGGTGAGATCGACGGCTATACCGAATTCGTCAAGATTTACGGCGCCAAAGGCTTGGCTTGGATCAAGGTCAACGAAGTTGCCAAGGGCCGTGAGGGCTTGCAAAGCCCAGTCGTGAAAAACCTTAACGATGAAGCGATTGCCGAGATTTTGCTGCGCACTGGCGCGCAAAACGGCGACATTATTTTCTTTGGTGCCGACAAGGCCAAGGTGGTTAACGACAGCATTGGCGCGCTGCGCTTGAAAATTGGCCTGAGCCCGTTTGGCAAAAAGTCCGGCATCTTTACCGCCGGCTGGAAGCCACTTTGGGTGGTGGACTTCCCGATGTTCGAGCATGACGAAGCCAATCAGCGCTGGAGCGCGGTGCATCATCCCTTTACCGCGCCAAAAGACGGCCATGAGGACTGGATGGACACCGATCCCGGTAAGTGCATCGCTAAGGCTTACGACATGGTTCTCAATGGCTGGGAGTTGGGCGGCGGATCAGTACGTATTCACCAAGCTGCGGTGCAAAACAAAGTCTTTAGCGCGCTCAAAATTGGCCCGGACGAAGCGCAAGAAAAGTTTGGCTTCCTGCTCGATGCGCTGCAATACGGCGCACCACCGCACGGTGGTTTGGCTTTTGGTCTGGACCGCATCGTCACCATGATGACGGGCGCAGAGTCGATTCGCGACGTGATTGCTTTCCCCAAGACCCAGCGCGCTCAATGTTTGCTCACGCAAGCGCCAAGCCCGGTCGATGAGAAACAGTTGCGCGAATTGCATATCCGCCTGCGTAACCCGCAGCCAGAGTAAGCGTGGGCAGCACGCATTCGCTGCGTGTTGGCAGCACTTGAGTCATGCCGTTTGAGTCATGTCTTTAGCGCCGTCTTTGTCCAGCCCGCCCGAGCTTGAGTTGCTCCAAGGCGGGGAAGAATTTTTCCCGGCTCTGATCGCCGCGATAGACGGCGCTGCCCAGTGGGTCCAATTTGAGACCTATATTTTTGATTTGCACGGCGCAGGCGCACTGGTGGCAGAGTCTTTGATACGTGCTGCTAGCCGCGGCGTGACGGTACAGGTTTTAGTCGACGGCATCGGTACCGAGCCCATCAGTCAAGTCTGGCAAAAAAAGTTCAGCGCCAGCGGCATTGCGTGGTGTGTGTATTCGCCGTTGGCTGCTGGTTTGGGTGGTTTTGGGATTTTGGTGCCGGATCGTTGGCGTCGGCTGCACCGCAAACTTTGCGTGGTCGATCAACGGCTTTTGTTTTGCGGCGGCATTAATGTGCTGGACGATTTTTACGACCCTAATTATGGGGAGTTAGCGCATGCGCGCTTTGACTTTGCCCTCGCAGCAACTGGCCCGCTGGTAGCCGATGCGGTCGATGCCATGGCTTTGCTATGGTGGCGCGTACAGGCCGGCTATAGCGCACGCCAGCGGCATTTGAGTGCGGCCTGGGAGCGGGTTAAAGCCGCCGGCTATGGTGGCCGTGTGGATGCCTCTGCGTTATCGCCCGCCAAGCCCTCACGCGCAGGCCAGCGGCGTTTGGTGCCGCGGCCCGGCACCAAGGCCGTGCTGGTGCTGCGCGACAACCTTAGAAATCGCGGCAGCATAGAAAAAGCTTACCTGCGCGCCATCAACAACTCACGCCAAGAAATACTGATTGCGAATGCCTACTTTTTGCCCGGCGGCCGGCTAAGGCGTGCGCTGGTCAGAGCGGCCAAACGCGGCGTTAAGGTCACGCTGCTGCTGCAAGGACGCTACGAGTATTTCATGCAATACCATGCGGCCCGACCGGTATACGACAAGCTGCTCAGTGTTGGCATTGAACTGTATGAATATGAAAAAAGTTTTTTGCATGCCAAGGTCGCAGTGATCGACAGCCATTGGGCGACGGTGGGCTCGTCTAATCTTGATCCTTTGAGTTTGCTGCTCGCACGTGAGGCCAATGTGGTGGTTGAAGACGTGGCTTTTGCGACTGACTTGCGCACTCGGTTACTCGCCGCAATTGCCAGTCAAGGCCGGCGCATAGACGCTGTCACTTATTCCCAACGTCCACTTGGTCAACGCCTATTGGGCCGTATCGCTTACGCCTTGATGCGTTTAGCGATTTTCGTCACTGGTCAGCGTTATTAGGCGACTTTGACATGCAAGATTTGGTGATTCAAAGACCCGAGGGCTTGTATTGCCCGGCCGGTGATTTCTACATAGACCCGCACCGCAAGGTCGAGCGCGCTGTCATCACCCACGCGCATGCCGACCATGCGCGTACTGGACACGCTCATTACCTAGCGGCCACACCGTCCGAGGGTGTGCTGCGCGCGCGCTTGGGGCAGGGCGTAGCGCTACAGAGTCTGGACTACGGTGCGCAAATTAGTCACCACGGCGTTCGTGTGTCTTTGCACCCGGCCGGCCATGTGCTGGGCTCGGCTCAAGTGCGGCTTGAGCATCGCGGTCAAATTTGGGTGGTGAGCGGCGACTACAAGATAGCAGCTGACCCGACTTGTGCTGCATTTGAGTCGCAACGCTGCGATGTTTTCATCACTGAATCGACTTTTGGTCTACCGATTTACCGCTGGCAACCCGACGCCCAAGTGTTTGCTGGCATTAACGCTTGGTGGGCCGCTAACGCAGCGCAAAACCGCACCAGCGTTTTGCTCTGCTATAGCTTTGGCAAGGCGCAGCGGATTTTGAGCGGCGTCGATGCCTCAATAGCGCCCATCGTTGTGCATTGCGCGGTGCAAACTTTGAACCACGCCTACCGTGCCGCCGGTGTGAAGCTACCGGACACCCATTTGGCCAGCGGTAACCCGTCAGACATGAACCGCGCCTTGGTGTTATGTCCGCCGGGTGCGGCGGCGGGGCCGTGGCTAAAGCAGTTTGACCACCCCAGCATCGCCTTTGCCAGCGGCTGGATGCTGCTGCGCGGCGCTAAAAAGCGCGCCGGTTATGCGCAAGGTTTTGTGCTCAGCGATCATGCGGATTGGCCTGGTTTGATGACGGCAATTGAGGCCAGTGGCGCTAGCCGCATCATCGTCAACCACGGCAGTGTGCCAGTGCTGGTGCGCTATCTGAGTGAGCGCGGTCTAGACGCCCAAGCGTTTAAAAAAGAGGCCGGCGAGCGCGCCATGCATGACGAATCTGGGGACGCTGCTGGTCTTGGATTTTTTGATGCCGTCTCTGGTTCTGACTCGGGTGCTGCAGGCGATAGCCCAGAGGTCAAAGCATGAAGCTTTTCGCGCGCCTGTGTGAGGCGCTTGAAAGCCCGGCTAGCAGCGCCAAGCAGGCTGCGCTAGCCGACTACTTCGCCGCTGCTGAGCCCGCAGACGCGGCTTGGGCGGTTTATTTGTTAACCGGTGGCAAGCTGGGCAAACTGGTTGATTTGAAGTTGCTACGCGCGCTAGCTTGCCAGCAAGCGGGTATTGCCGACTGGCTGTTTGAGACTTGCTACCAGTCGGTCGGCGATTTGGCGGAAACCATTGCGCTGATTTTGCCGACTACGGCCTTTAGTTCTGAGTTGGCAGATGCGGGGCTGGCTTTTTGGATTCAAGCGCGTTTGCTGCCACTGCGCGGACTGCCGGATGCCGATGCAGCCAGCCGGCTCGCCAAAGACTGGCAAGCGCTGGACGTTCAAGGCCGCTGGCTGCTGCTCAAGCTCGCAAGCGGTGGCTTTCGCTGTGCTGCGAGTATTTTGGCGGTGCAACACGCGCTGGCGGCGCAGCACGGTCTTGATCCGGCTTTAATCGCCCAACGCATGCCGGCTTACCGGCAGGCTAAAAGTCTGCCGACGGCGGCGGCCTACTTGGAATTGGTTGCGCTGCCGGCATCCGTTCAAAACCCGGTTCACGCCGGTCAGCCCTATCCTTTCGCGACCAGCCACTCTTTGCCGATAGCGCAAGCTGTGCTGGCGCCGCAGTTGGATTTGAGCTTTGAGCCTGATTTAGGACTGGCACAACTTGGCCCGGTCAGCGATTGGCAGGCCGAATGGCAATATGCGGGATTGCGGGGCCAACTGGTTAAGCGCGGCGGTCAGGTCTGGCTGTGGTCAACCGGCGCGGCTTTAGTCAGCCAACATTTCCCTGAAATTATTGCGCTGGCCCATTGCCTACCTGATGGCACGGTATTGGATGGTGAGATATTGGCGTGGTCAGCAACACAAGACAAGCCAGCCAGCCGGCTATTGCTGCGCCAGCGTATGGGCCGTAAGACGCGAGGCAAAATCTCTGCCGAACCGGAGATGGTTTTTATGGCTTTTGACTTGCTTGAAGTCGCTGGTCGGGATTGGCGTCAGCAGTCCCAGCAAAGCCGCCGTCAGCAACTAGAGCAATTGCTGGTCGGCACGGCGATGCGTGTGTCTAAAGTACTGCCTGCCCATGACTGGGCTGGGCTGGATGCCATGCGCTGCGCTATTCGTGGGCGACCCCAAAACCAAGAAGAGGGCGAAAAAAGTGGCGAAGACGCATTGCTGGGCGTGAATGGGGTGAATGGTGTTGTGGGCGTTACCGGGCTAATCCTGAAAAATAAGCATATGGCCTACGCTACTGAGTCTTGGTGGCAGTGGCAGGCTCCGGCTATGTGCATCAATGGCGTGCTGGTTTATGCCCAAGCCAGCCAAGCCAGTCAATCCGGCGTTGGCTGCGACTACAGCTTTGCAGTCTGGAGCCGCGCGCCGCGTGACTCGGCTGAGGTGCAAAGTGTGCTTGACGCTATCACCCAAGGCCAGGCGCTGACCGGGCCGAATGCTTTGCAGCTACTGACGTTTACCAAGGTCAACACGGGCTTGAGCGCGACTGGCTTCAAGCAACTAGAACGCCTGATTCGCCAGACCACGGTCGCCAAGTTCGGCCCGGTACGCAGCCTTAGACCAAGCTTGGTTTGCGAGCTGGCTTTTGATTCTATTGATGCCAGTGCGCGCCACAAAAGCGGTGTTGTGCTGGAGGGCGCGCGGCTGCTGCGAATGCGACCTGAACTGGCGCTTTCACAGGCCGGACTATCCAGCGGTCTGACAGCGCTGTTAGAAGCGTCTGTAAGTCTTTCAAAAGTCCCTTGAGAGTTGCGGGGGAAGAATGTTATTGGGTCAGGCTGGTAATATCAGAAAATGCTTATGAAATCCGACACGCCCTTGCGTGAAACCACTGATGAAGGCGTTCCCGTATCTGTCAAGATTCGCGAACGCATCACCGCTTCTCGCAAGCGCTACAACGCCAATGACAACATTGCGCAATTCATTGAACCCGGAGAGCTCGATCACTTGCTCGACGAAGTCGAGGAAAAAATGAAAGGTGTATTGGCCAGCATGGTGATTGACACCGAAAATGACCACAACACCCAAAATACCGCGCGCCGGGTCGCCAAGATGTACCTGACAGAGGTCTTTAAAGGCCGTTACCTGCCAGTACCGGCGATTACCGAATTCCCGAATGCTGAGCATTTGAATGAGTTGATGATTGTTGGCCCCATCACCGTGCGCAGCGCCTGCTCACACCACTTTTGCCCGGTTATTGGCAAGATCTGGATTGGTGTGTTGCCTAATGAACACACGAATGTGATTGGTCTGTCTAAATACGCACGCCTAGCCGAATGGGTCATGGGTAGACCGCAGATTCAGGAAGAAGCGGTTGTGCAATTGGCCGACTTAATTCAAGATAAAACGTCTCCTGACGGTCTGGCCATCGTGATGGAAGCGAGTCACTTTTGCATGGGTTGGCGCGGTGTCAAGGACATGGAAAGCAAGATGATTAACTCCGTCATGCGCGGCGTGTTTCTTAAAGATCCCAATTTGCGGCGCGAATTCCTCGCGTTGCTGCCTAAAAACTCAAGCAACTGAAGAATTCATTATGTTAGTACGCCTTTTATACGCCAGCCGCCAGTCGGATCCGTCCACTTCGGCCACCGAGTCCATACTGTCCCAGTCGCGCAGCCACAACATGGCCAGCGGCATTACCGGCATTCTTTGCTACGGCGGCGACATCTTCTTGCAAGCCCTAGAAGGTGGACGCAAACAAGTGAGCGAGCTCTACGGCGTGATCCAAAAAGACCCGCGCCACAAGGACGTGGAACTACTGTTGTACGAGGAAATCACTGAGCGCCGCTTTGGCGGATGGACTATGGGCCAAGTCAATGTGGCCAAGCTCAATATGTCAGTGCTGCTCAAGTACTCCGAGACCCCTGAACTCAATCCGTATTCAGTGTCCGGCAAGGTCTCTCTGGCTTTACTGGAAGAGCTGATGGCGACCGCAGCCATCATTGGCCGCGCTTAAAAAGCCGGCTCTGGCCGGTCAGTCGCTGGCTAGTTTGCCGCCCACTGACAGGCCATCCCCAGACTTTTTATTGGGCTGTGATTTCTCCAGTAGCCCAACCCGCAGCAAACCCATAGTGCTGGCGCTGGGTCAGCAAAGCCAAGGCCGGGTACAGCTACAAAAACTGGAGTTTCTTCCGTCTCTACAAAGTTTCGAAGACTGGCTGGGCTTGCCGCAGCATTGGCTAGGCGCTTTTGATTTACCTTTTGGCTTGCCACGTGAACTGGTGCTTAATTTGGGCTGGCCCTCAGTCTGGGTTGAGCTCATCAAACATTACGAAAGCTTGAGCCGCGAAGAGATACGCAATGCTTTCGCCGGTTTTTGTGATGCCAGACCGGTAGGTGGAAAATTCGCCCATCGCGCCACCGATATTCCTGCAGGTTCTAGCCCTTCTATGAAATGGGTAAACCCGCCAGTTGCTTTTATGCTGCATGCCGGCGTGCCAAGGCTAGTCAAGATGGGCGTTCATTTACCCGGTCTTAAAGATGGTGATCTTCAGCGCGTCGCGCTAGAAGGTTATCCGGGTCTATTAGCCCGTGAGCTTATCGGCAGACGTTCTTACAAGAGCGATGACAAAGCCAAGCAAACGCCTGACCGCCTCATTGCCCGCAAGGACTTGATCACCGCTTTAGAGTATGGTCAAAGTCGTTTGGCGTTAAGGCTTAAGCTGACGCACGCTCAGCGCGATAGTTTGGTCGATGATGCCAAGGGCGATAGTTTGGATGCCGTGCTTTGTCTGATGCAAGCTGCTTGGGCAGAGCGCCAGCACCGGCAAGGAGCAAAGTGTTTTGGCCTACCCGCTGACGTCGATTCGCTTGAAGGCTGGGTCATTACAGCTTGAGATTCAAGGTTTTTACCAGTGCAGCGCAATGTCCTACGCACATGTCGGCGCTTGCTGACCATGGCTTACTTTGATAGCGGTTCCAATTAAAGATTAGGTCTAACGCAAGACCGGCTCTTTCAATTTTAAGCATTCAAGGAGTACTTCAATGAACAAAGATCAAGTGCAAGGTCGTGTTGACCAAGGGATAGGCAAACTCAAGGAGGCCGTTGGCAAGGCGGTTGGCAACGAAAGTCTGCGGGGCGAAGGCCTAGCCGATCAGGCTGAAGGTAAGCTCAAGTCTGGGCTGGCAGACACCAAGGAGTCCATTAAGGACAAAGCCAAAGATTTCATTGACAAACTTTGAGCAAGAGGCCCAGTTTTCGTTAGTTTTCTCGTATCACACCGTATTTTTTGAGGAAAATTTTCAATGCAATTGAAAACATCACGCCATCACCGTAACGCTTTGGCTTTGGCCGGCTCACTGTTAGCGCTAATGGCGCTGGGCGCATGCGGCAATCCTATTGATGACCAAGCTGTCGCTCGTCATACCGAGCAGGCTGCTAAGAAGGCCATTGACAAGAGCAAAGCGATGACCGAGCAGTCAATCGCTTATGCCAGTGGCCTCATGAGTAACGCGGCTCAAAAGGCGCAAGTAATGGGTGCTGAGGCCGCCATCGCAGCAGGCAAGGTAGTCGATGATGCCGTCATTACCACCATCATCAGTGCCGGCTTGGCCAAAGATGCGCAATTGAATAAAACCAAAATTGATGTCACGACTAGTGCTGGCGTTGTCACTTTGACAGGTTCATCGCCGAATGCCGAGCTGAAAAATAAAGCTGCCGAATTGGTTAAAAATACAATTGGTGTGAAGTCTGTTGACAATCAGTTGGTGCTTCAAAATAGTTAAAGCATAGCGGTGTGCTGACGAAAAAAAAGCGCTGTTTTTGACAGCGCTTTTTTTATGCTCAGCCGGCCTTAAGCGGGCTTCATGCAAACAGCGATTTAAGGACGGATAACAATGTTGTTCTGGATAGAACGAACATTTTTCACGCCGCGAGCAAGCATTTCTGCACGTTCTTTTTCGTTGCTGGATTTTGCAAAACCAGAAAGTTGCACCGTGCCATTGAGCGTTTCAACGCTGATAGCGTTCGCGCTAACCACGGTGTCTTGTACGAATTTAGCCTTCACGGTGGTGGTGATCGCTGCATCATCAACATATGCGCCAGCGGTTGATTGGCCGCGTTCGACGGCGCAACCGGCTGAAATAATGGTGATACCGGCAAGGGCTGCAAATGCAATAGCGCGTACGTATTTCATAATATTTCCTGATTAATTTTCTAACTTTTAGTGCGTGGGCCATTAAATGTTTGATCAGTGGCACTACACCAGTCAAACAGAAAAAATTAAGTCGTTGGTTTAATCAGTCTCTAGCGTGGCTTTTTTATGGTCACTAGTTTTTGGTATTGGCGTTTTCAGTCTGCTTGTTGCGTCGGATTATCTGCCGCATTAGTGTCCGACTGATTAGCTGTGGCGTTGTAAATACTTGAGGTCAATAGGGTCATGACTACGCTGGAGATATTCGATGAGCGCATCGCCGAGACCAGCAGTGCGCTTACAGAAACTAAACGCCAAGGTTTAATTAACACCGCTGCTGCGCCTACGCCAGCCGAGACAGCCAAGATTTTGAAGGGGTGTTCGGCCGCATAGATTTTGACCAACGGCTGAACCATGTCGTAAGCAATATTGGCCGGATGGTGATGCCACCAAACTTTGACGGTGTGCTTAAGAATGTCCCAATGACTTCTGCCTGAATTTGGCGCTTCGTAGGCATCATGTGCATCGTTGCTGTCATGGCTTTGCGGTCTGCCCAGGTCGTGGTTGCCGTTTTGCATATATCGAAGCATGGCTTGCCGGCTCAGTGCAAGCCGCTGTTGTGGGCTGATTTCTTGATGTTGCATAGTTAGCACTCAGGCGACTGAGCGCAAGGCAATCGCGTCGCTGGCGATCTGAGCTTTGAGGTCGGGAAAACGGTTTTGGCTGATTGGTTTTTTTGCGAACAAAAAGGCTGCGATGGCAAACACAAGTGCTAAGCCAGGCACTGCAATCAAGGCCCAGTGAAACTGTTGCAGCAGCATGCCCAGCATAAAGGCTATGCCTGCAAGGCTTATGAACACCATGATGGAAAGCACCGCTAACATCCAAGCCACGGCGCGCTGCATTAACTCCTGCCCTACCTCTGTCGCCTCTTCCTGAAACAGTGCGGCATAGGCCGCGACGTGATCGACGATTAAGTCAGGTCTCTGTATCAAGGTTGATACAAGTGGGTGCAGCATGGTTTTACCTTCGCTCTGATTTATCGTAATTAATGGCGTTTAAAGCGCATTAATGCTAACTGCGGTCAATTGAAATTGACGCGCAATTAGTAGCTGCTAAAAACTA includes:
- a CDS encoding BON domain-containing protein, giving the protein MKYVRAIAFAALAGITIISAGCAVERGQSTAGAYVDDAAITTTVKAKFVQDTVVSANAISVETLNGTVQLSGFAKSSNEKERAEMLARGVKNVRSIQNNIVIRP
- a CDS encoding BON domain-containing protein is translated as MQLKTSRHHRNALALAGSLLALMALGACGNPIDDQAVARHTEQAAKKAIDKSKAMTEQSIAYASGLMSNAAQKAQVMGAEAAIAAGKVVDDAVITTIISAGLAKDAQLNKTKIDVTTSAGVVTLTGSSPNAELKNKAAELVKNTIGVKSVDNQLVLQNS